CTTTACAATCAAGAAATCTATTTCAGTTTCCTGTAAGCCTATGCAGCAGTTTCACAGTCAGATGCCATTATTGAAAAATGAAATCGAGCGGTGGAAGCAGTCCAAGTACAACGTCTTTCTTCTTGCTTCTTCGCCTGAACGAATGCAGACGATACAGGATATTTTACAGGAGTACGATATAGAAGCAGCAATAGACGGCAAACCGGGAAAAGAAGGCGTTTTGTCGATTATTGAAGGAGATCTGTCAGCGGGATTTGAGCTTCCATTCCAAAAACTGGCCGTCGTTACGGACGCGGAAATGTTTACAGGTAAACCGAAACGCAAAGCACGTCCGCCTAAGCTGACAAATGCGGAACGGATCAAAAGTTATTCCGAAATCAAACCTGGAGATTATATAGTTCACGTCCATCACGGAATCGGTAAATACTATGGCGTGGTGACGCTTGACGTTAAAGGTATTCAGAAAGATTATTTGGATATTCGGTACCGCGGTGAGGATAAGCTGTTCGTTCAAGCCGATCAGATTGATTTAATCCAAAAATATGTGGCGTCTGGGGAAAAAGAGCCGAAACTGCATAAGCTTGGCGGTACGGAATGGACGAAAACGAAACGTAAAGTAACGGCTGCCATTCAGGATATTGCCGATGACTTGATCAAACTGTATGCCAAACGGGAAGCGGAGAAAGGTTTTGCGTTCAGCGAGGACGATGATCTGCAGCGTTCGTTTGAAAATGCCTTTCCATATGAAGAAACACAAGACCAGCTGCAGTCTATTGCGGAAATTAAGAAAGATATGGAACGTGCGCGGCCAATGGATCGGCTATTATGCGGAGACGTAGGATACGGGAAAACAGAAGTCGCAATCCGGGCGGCATTCAAGGCTGTGACAAACGGCAAGCAAGTAGCGTTCCTCGTTCCGACGACTATTCTGGCACAGCAGCACTACGAGACGATGAAGGAGCGCTTCGCGGACTATCCTGTGACAGTATCTTTGCTGAACCGGTTCCGGACGAAGAAAGAGCAGGATGAGACCATTAAAGGGCTTAAAGCGGGAACTGTCGATATTGTGGTCGGTACGCACCGTCTGCTTTCAAAAGACGTCGTCTATCAGGATCTGGGGCTGCTTGTCGTGGATGAAGAGCAGCGTTTTGGCGTCACGCATAAAGAAAAGTTGAAACAGCTGAAGACCAACGTGGACGTACTGACACTGACCGCCACGCCTATTCCGCGGACATTGCATATGTCGATGGTCGGCGTACGGGATTTGTCTGTTATTGAAACGCCTCCGGCTAACCGTTTCCCTGTCCAAACGTATGTCATGGAACATAACGGAGGCTTGGTGCGTGAAGCGATCGAGCGGGAAATGGGACGCGGCGGGCAAGTCTTTTATTTATACAACCGCGTGGAAGATATGGACCGGAAAGTACAGGAGATCCGTGATCTGGTGCCAGAAGCGCGTATTGCTTCGGCGCATGGCCGGATGGGTGAAGCTGCGCTTGAAGCGGTGATCATGAGTTTCCTTGAAGGAGAATTTGACGTGCTCGTCACAACAACGATTATTGAAACAGGGATTGATATTCCGAACGTCAATACATTAATTGTTCATGACGCGGACCGAATGGGGTTATCGCAGCTCTATCAATTACGCGGACGAGTCGGGCGTTCCAATCGTGTGGCGTACAGCTACATGCTCTATCAGCGCGATAAAGTACTGACAGAAGTAGCGGAGAACCGTCTGCAGGCAATTAAAGAGTTTACGGAGCTTGGATCCGGTTTTAAAATCGCCATGCGGGATCTATCCATACGCGGTGCAGGAAACTTACTCGGTTCCCAGCAGCACGGCTTCATCGATTCTGTCGGTTTCGATTTGTATTCGCAGTTACTGCAGGAAGCGATTGAAGAAAGACAGACAGGAGTCGTGAAAGAAGACAAGGCGGATGTAGAAATTTCATTGCCGATCAATGCCTACCTTCCTGAAACGTATATTCAGGATGGCTATCAGAAAATCCAGATGTATAAGCGGGTGAAAGCAATTACCGGGGACGAGGATTATTTGGAGCTGGTTGACGAAATGATCGACCGCTTCGGAGATATGCCGTTTGAAGCCGACTTGCTGCTTCGTGTCGGACGAATGAAAGCCTGGGGACGAAAAGCAGGCGTAGTTTCCATTAAGAATGTGCAAGGCGTGGCGGAAATTCGCTTGTCAGAAGAAGGAACAGCGCGTGCTGACGGCGCAAAGCTTATGGAGCGATCATTGAAATACGGTCACGCTGTTGGACTGACGATCGATAACGGGCAAATAATAATTACAGTAAATGAAAAGAAATCCAATCAGTACACAGAGTTCGATATGGTGGAGGATATGGTGCACACGATGCAGGAGACTGCAAAGGAAGTAGAATCTTCGGATGCCTTGTAACACCTCGATTGCATAAAATGACCAATGATGATGCATACTACTCTCAGAAATACATTTCATTTCGAGAAAGTGAGGCATTATATATGAAGGCAACGGGTATTGTCCGAAGAATTGATGATCTGGGAAGAGTGGTTATACCAAAGGAAATCAGAAGGACACTTCGAATTCGTGAAGGCGATCCTTTGGAAATATTCACTGACCGTGAAGGAGAAGTCATTTTAAAGAAGTATTCACCTATTTCAGAGCTTGGCGAATTTGCCGTGGAATATGCGGAATCACTTTACGAAACCATCGGGACGCCGGCTTTGATCAGCGACCGGGATGAGATGCTGGCGGTAGCGGGCCTTTCAAAGAAAGACTATATGAACCGTCAGCTTTCACTTGTCTGTGAAGAGATTCTAAACGGCAGATCAACTGTCATTGAGAAGCACGAAAAGTCCGTGGAATGGGTACCCGGCCAGGTTGAACAGGTCAAATCCTATTGTGTTGCCCCGATTGTTACAAATGGTGATGCAATTGGTGCGGTATACTTGCTGTCAAAAGTTCACTTCGTAGGAGATGTAGAACA
The Sporosarcina sp. P33 genome window above contains:
- the mfd gene encoding transcription-repair coupling factor produces the protein MGVIEQLFLEEKEIQGLLNDLEAGQDQQLVTGLSGGSKAIFFKLIQQSLTRPVLIVSPNMLQAQRTYEDLSKLIDEAHLHLYTAEELVAADFSFASYELRAGRIDTLDHMARTGSGIYITPVAGLRKLLPSKERWLTHYVTAKTDDEIDVGIWLEKLVSMGYIRKDLVSAPGEFALRGGILDIYPLTMEEPVRIELFDTTIDSIRTFSAEDQRSTGKLDSITLLPATEFIWTPEELLKVSQQVEQALGDSLNKIKSEDLQQQLLITVMQDIGMMKDGIVPDTMKKYASFSSEASAMLTDYFPADGLIVFDELGRIQESVATLESEEQEYQLAMLEDGKMLHDTKLAWKYGQVLENIDQKRLYLSLFTRAVPGFTIKKSISVSCKPMQQFHSQMPLLKNEIERWKQSKYNVFLLASSPERMQTIQDILQEYDIEAAIDGKPGKEGVLSIIEGDLSAGFELPFQKLAVVTDAEMFTGKPKRKARPPKLTNAERIKSYSEIKPGDYIVHVHHGIGKYYGVVTLDVKGIQKDYLDIRYRGEDKLFVQADQIDLIQKYVASGEKEPKLHKLGGTEWTKTKRKVTAAIQDIADDLIKLYAKREAEKGFAFSEDDDLQRSFENAFPYEETQDQLQSIAEIKKDMERARPMDRLLCGDVGYGKTEVAIRAAFKAVTNGKQVAFLVPTTILAQQHYETMKERFADYPVTVSLLNRFRTKKEQDETIKGLKAGTVDIVVGTHRLLSKDVVYQDLGLLVVDEEQRFGVTHKEKLKQLKTNVDVLTLTATPIPRTLHMSMVGVRDLSVIETPPANRFPVQTYVMEHNGGLVREAIEREMGRGGQVFYLYNRVEDMDRKVQEIRDLVPEARIASAHGRMGEAALEAVIMSFLEGEFDVLVTTTIIETGIDIPNVNTLIVHDADRMGLSQLYQLRGRVGRSNRVAYSYMLYQRDKVLTEVAENRLQAIKEFTELGSGFKIAMRDLSIRGAGNLLGSQQHGFIDSVGFDLYSQLLQEAIEERQTGVVKEDKADVEISLPINAYLPETYIQDGYQKIQMYKRVKAITGDEDYLELVDEMIDRFGDMPFEADLLLRVGRMKAWGRKAGVVSIKNVQGVAEIRLSEEGTARADGAKLMERSLKYGHAVGLTIDNGQIIITVNEKKSNQYTEFDMVEDMVHTMQETAKEVESSDAL
- the spoVT gene encoding stage V sporulation protein T, which produces MKATGIVRRIDDLGRVVIPKEIRRTLRIREGDPLEIFTDREGEVILKKYSPISELGEFAVEYAESLYETIGTPALISDRDEMLAVAGLSKKDYMNRQLSLVCEEILNGRSTVIEKHEKSVEWVPGQVEQVKSYCVAPIVTNGDAIGAVYLLSKVHFVGDVEQKAAETAASFLAKQMEN